One window of the Labilibaculum sp. genome contains the following:
- a CDS encoding response regulator transcription factor, whose amino-acid sequence MNKINVVLVDDHKLFRDGLKSLLHNSKDINVIGEFGNANDLIEKLDQLAAQIIITDISMPGINGIELTQYLAKKHPCIKTIILSMHNNKEFILSAMDAGAKAYLPKDIAGDELSQAIHEVNKGNEYFNQVISNIVMRSLMRSNKDDKNHGELTKRETEVLRLVADGFMNKEVADQLNISVRTVDCHKNNIMSKLSLNTTAELVKYAIINHIIELELN is encoded by the coding sequence ATGAATAAGATTAATGTTGTTTTGGTTGACGATCACAAATTGTTTCGCGACGGATTAAAATCCTTACTGCACAACAGCAAAGACATAAATGTTATTGGAGAATTTGGAAACGCAAATGATTTGATTGAAAAATTGGATCAATTGGCTGCTCAAATTATCATTACTGATATTAGCATGCCTGGAATTAATGGCATTGAACTCACTCAATATCTGGCAAAAAAACATCCCTGCATAAAAACCATCATTCTATCCATGCACAACAATAAGGAATTTATTTTAAGTGCCATGGATGCAGGAGCCAAAGCGTATTTGCCCAAAGATATCGCAGGCGATGAACTTAGCCAGGCCATTCATGAAGTGAACAAGGGCAACGAATACTTTAATCAGGTAATCAGTAATATTGTGATGAGAAGCCTTATGCGAAGCAATAAAGACGACAAAAATCACGGAGAACTAACCAAACGCGAAACCGAAGTTCTTCGTCTGGTGGCTGATGGATTCATGAATAAAGAAGTGGCTGATCAACTCAACATCAGTGTCCGCACTGTTGATTGCCATAAAAACAACATTATGAGCAAATTAAGTTTAAACACCACTGCCGAATTGGTGAAATATGCCATCATAAACCACATCATCGAATTGGAACTTAATTAG
- a CDS encoding response regulator transcription factor — translation MTEALKLALVDDHDLFREGLSFLLNNQNSKPEIKEVSNGQELLDLLANWQADIILMDIEMPVMNGIEASNEVMKKYPASKIIALSMHANENYYSEMIDAGAKAFLLKNSSFEEVQQAIEAVMEGRNYFSPEILESIIANLNRKKNQPSKSDLTQREVEILYNICKGLSNQEIAGMLFISKRTVDKHRENILLKTQSKNTASLVIYAIKNHIFEV, via the coding sequence ATGACTGAAGCTTTAAAATTGGCACTGGTTGATGATCACGATTTGTTTCGTGAAGGGCTATCCTTTCTTCTCAACAATCAAAACAGCAAACCTGAAATTAAGGAAGTAAGTAATGGTCAGGAATTATTGGATTTGCTGGCCAACTGGCAGGCTGACATTATTCTTATGGATATTGAAATGCCGGTAATGAATGGAATAGAGGCAAGTAATGAGGTGATGAAAAAATATCCAGCCTCCAAAATAATTGCTCTCTCGATGCATGCCAATGAGAATTATTATTCGGAGATGATAGATGCCGGAGCCAAAGCCTTTTTGCTGAAAAATTCCAGTTTCGAAGAAGTTCAGCAAGCCATCGAAGCCGTTATGGAGGGACGAAACTATTTTTCACCCGAAATATTGGAAAGTATTATTGCCAATTTGAACCGAAAAAAAAATCAGCCCTCAAAATCTGATTTAACACAGCGGGAAGTTGAAATTCTATACAACATTTGCAAGGGCTTATCGAATCAGGAAATAGCCGGAATGCTCTTTATCAGCAAACGCACGGTTGACAAACACCGCGAAAACATCCTGCTAAAAACCCAATCGAAAAACACAGCATCTTTAGTTATTTATGCCATTAAAAATCACATTTTTGAGGTGTAA
- a CDS encoding histidine kinase: protein MRKSLANKLLIYFVVLNLLSILIVGIFAYTQAKDALILRTFNQLTSVRIEKKKRVEDFFRQCIHEIEAISTLTFSFPPEKSKVNLSHFISDHRIFKTGFASLLTGKQNYKSIYIYQSNTVSSGFQIKPKTGDLSQTKLQPEHLQLFAGLLPKNEISVRELLNTKDQSKTEILICRTISFQEQKAVVAFSINTEIINSIMLDRNPLNGLGKSGEAYLVGEDHLLRSTSRFQENSTYALKASTKGVKLAFQDSIGSDIFKDYRGVQVLSSYSKMNLPDLNWVILAEIDQHEAMIPIRNYGNSMFYILIILSLLLLGVVAIIANTITAPIRKLRAETEKISSGIYEQVTDIKADGEIMELLAAFNQMTRKIKEQQENLQIAKDQSISSMIDGQEAERSRLARELHDGLAQTILAIKMRLENTAPENAAAVLGESREMFTDLMTEIRSMSNDLMPAVLREFGLNHALGSLLQRIEENSLLQTDLQIQGDLPEISKKTETYLYRIAQEATNNIIKHGQAKNINIQLTQKADYLFFEIKDDGIGLPLNGIPKNGNGLSNITERISILGGNVFLEEEYPHGLKVQCKIPLVKISV from the coding sequence ATGAGGAAATCTTTAGCTAACAAGCTCCTGATATACTTTGTCGTACTCAACTTATTATCAATACTTATTGTTGGTATATTTGCCTATACACAGGCAAAAGATGCTCTTATTTTACGCACCTTTAACCAGCTTACATCCGTGCGGATTGAAAAGAAAAAGCGCGTTGAAGATTTTTTCCGGCAATGCATTCATGAAATAGAAGCAATCAGTACTCTTACATTCAGTTTCCCTCCTGAAAAAAGTAAGGTGAATCTCTCCCATTTCATTAGTGATCATCGCATTTTTAAAACTGGTTTTGCTTCCTTACTTACCGGCAAACAAAATTATAAAAGCATTTACATCTATCAGTCGAATACAGTTTCTTCGGGTTTCCAAATCAAGCCAAAAACCGGTGATCTGAGCCAAACAAAATTACAGCCTGAGCATCTTCAATTGTTTGCCGGTCTGCTTCCTAAAAATGAAATTTCGGTTCGGGAACTGCTCAACACAAAAGATCAGTCAAAAACAGAAATCCTTATTTGCCGAACAATCAGCTTTCAAGAGCAAAAGGCCGTTGTGGCTTTTAGTATCAATACAGAAATTATCAATTCCATTATGCTCGATCGAAATCCGTTGAACGGATTGGGTAAATCCGGCGAAGCTTATCTGGTGGGAGAAGATCATCTGTTGAGAAGTACAAGCCGCTTTCAGGAAAATTCTACTTACGCGCTTAAAGCCTCAACCAAAGGTGTAAAACTGGCATTTCAGGATAGTATTGGTTCCGATATTTTTAAAGATTACCGAGGCGTTCAGGTGCTAAGCTCTTACAGCAAAATGAATCTGCCGGATTTAAATTGGGTGATTCTTGCTGAAATAGATCAACACGAAGCCATGATTCCCATTCGGAATTACGGAAACTCTATGTTTTACATTCTGATTATTCTAAGTTTGTTGCTGCTGGGTGTTGTTGCCATAATTGCCAACACCATAACAGCTCCTATCCGGAAACTGCGGGCCGAAACGGAGAAAATTTCATCGGGAATTTACGAACAGGTTACCGATATAAAAGCCGATGGCGAAATCATGGAATTGCTTGCGGCTTTCAACCAAATGACCCGGAAAATTAAAGAACAGCAGGAGAACCTTCAAATTGCCAAAGACCAAAGTATTTCATCGATGATAGATGGACAGGAAGCAGAACGAAGCCGGTTGGCCAGGGAACTGCATGATGGATTGGCTCAAACTATTTTGGCCATTAAAATGCGGCTGGAAAACACGGCTCCGGAAAATGCAGCTGCCGTATTGGGGGAATCGCGGGAAATGTTTACCGATTTAATGACAGAGATCCGGAGCATGTCAAATGATTTAATGCCTGCTGTTTTACGGGAATTCGGATTGAATCATGCTCTTGGCAGTCTGCTGCAGCGAATTGAAGAAAACAGCTTATTACAAACTGATTTACAGATTCAGGGCGATTTACCTGAAATCAGCAAAAAAACAGAGACCTACCTCTACCGAATTGCACAGGAAGCAACTAACAATATCATAAAACACGGCCAGGCTAAAAATATCAACATCCAGTTAACGCAAAAAGCAGATTACCTGTTTTTCGAAATAAAAGATGATGGCATCGGATTGCCTCTGAATGGAATTCCTAAAAACGGCAACGGCTTATCAAATATTACAGAACGCATTTCCATATTAGGAGGAAATGTATTTTTAGAGGAAGAATATCCTCATGGCTTAAAGGTACAATGTAAAATTCCATTAGTAAAAATATCAGTATGA
- a CDS encoding ATP-binding protein — MFLQIALIISVLLQFGAFFITISLIPKTRFNSSWIMVSMGFLLMAVRRFTELFNVFTANQSKSETFITNWMAVVISLLMFLGAFYIRRIFQLQDKVDKERKENEAKVLSAVIKTEEQERYRFAKELHDGLGPILSTIKMTNSALNKSAENSNNLQIIQKTDQAINEAIITVKEISNKLSPHILERYGLEKAIKTFIGGIQLTDQYRIQLNIQLCGKRFDYNVELILYRIIGELFSNTIKHASASKIDLSLLSYHQKLELMYSDNGIGFSPGSDPVKGMGLSNIHTRVKSLDGTIEINSRKNEGVYLKIEIPIS, encoded by the coding sequence ATGTTTTTACAAATTGCACTAATAATATCTGTTCTATTACAATTCGGAGCTTTTTTCATTACCATTAGCCTGATTCCAAAAACACGCTTCAACAGCTCCTGGATTATGGTTTCCATGGGTTTCTTGCTAATGGCTGTGCGCAGATTTACAGAACTTTTTAATGTGTTCACTGCAAACCAAAGCAAATCGGAAACATTCATCACCAACTGGATGGCTGTCGTAATTTCATTGCTCATGTTTTTGGGTGCTTTTTACATTCGGCGTATTTTTCAACTGCAGGATAAGGTAGATAAAGAGAGAAAAGAAAATGAAGCAAAAGTGCTGAGTGCAGTTATCAAGACCGAAGAACAGGAACGCTACCGCTTTGCCAAAGAATTGCACGATGGATTGGGGCCGATTCTCTCCACTATTAAAATGACAAATTCCGCTTTAAATAAATCTGCTGAAAATTCAAATAACCTGCAAATCATTCAAAAAACAGATCAGGCCATCAACGAAGCCATTATCACCGTTAAGGAGATATCGAACAAGTTGAGCCCGCATATTTTGGAACGATATGGTTTGGAAAAAGCCATTAAAACATTTATAGGGGGAATTCAGCTGACAGATCAATACCGGATTCAATTGAATATTCAATTGTGCGGAAAACGTTTCGACTACAACGTTGAATTAATCCTCTATCGGATCATCGGAGAATTGTTCAGCAACACCATAAAACATGCTTCGGCATCTAAAATCGACCTTTCACTCCTTAGCTATCATCAAAAATTAGAATTAATGTACAGTGATAATGGGATCGGCTTTTCCCCGGGATCGGATCCTGTAAAAGGAATGGGCTTATCGAACATCCACACGAGGGTAAAATCGTTGGACGGAACCATTGAAATAAACAGCAGGAAAAATGAAGGGGTTTATCTCAAAATTGAAATACCTATATCATGA
- a CDS encoding GTP-binding protein, producing the protein MKFIIVAGTPGAGKTAVLIHTLKILLQQNVKPSVVKIDCLYSDDPKRFAKLGIPVQLGLSMDMCPDHFSIYNTDAILEFARAQNSEFLFMETAGLCHRCAPYTDNSLGVCVIDATSGPNNPMKVGPFLSCADIVVITKGDMISQAEREIFRECILETNPNCSIIEANGLSGQGASELALQIKSTENNVSENESLRHNAPFAVCTLCAGEKRVGAEHHRGLLRKMNGMQEYVGE; encoded by the coding sequence ATGAAATTTATTATTGTTGCCGGAACACCTGGTGCCGGAAAAACGGCTGTTCTGATTCACACCCTAAAAATATTATTGCAACAGAATGTAAAGCCATCGGTTGTAAAGATCGACTGTTTGTATTCTGATGATCCCAAACGCTTTGCAAAATTGGGCATTCCGGTTCAATTGGGTTTGTCGATGGACATGTGTCCCGATCATTTTTCGATTTATAATACCGATGCAATTCTGGAATTTGCCAGAGCACAAAATTCTGAGTTTCTGTTTATGGAGACGGCAGGTTTGTGTCACCGATGTGCGCCTTATACCGATAATAGTTTGGGTGTTTGTGTGATTGATGCTACCAGCGGTCCCAATAATCCTATGAAGGTGGGCCCTTTTCTCAGTTGTGCCGATATTGTGGTGATTACCAAAGGAGATATGATATCGCAGGCGGAGCGGGAGATATTTCGGGAATGTATTTTGGAAACCAATCCGAATTGTTCAATCATAGAGGCGAATGGATTAAGCGGGCAAGGAGCTTCAGAACTGGCCCTGCAAATTAAAAGTACCGAAAATAATGTGTCTGAAAATGAAAGTTTGCGGCACAATGCACCTTTTGCGGTTTGCACGCTTTGTGCAGGTGAAAAAAGAGTTGGAGCTGAACACCACCGTGGATTGTTACGGAAAATGAACGGCATGCAGGAATATGTTGGCGAATAA
- a CDS encoding (Fe-S)-binding protein, producing the protein MEKKMIEFLPGFNCGRCGFGSCIDFAEAIQTKSESIDLCPFLTQERFIANKVEIERLVTSRVNACQKKIAGVIDAYEADIVLDPLKGEISCREVLMPMALVKLQIGEVIEYRPLGCPIVHYGKVIKIDHLLVTVHLIGPCRRRESETKFTPVGCCMVIAFEGRFHGKNVKVGETVRFLPKHCMMQKVHSGVVVKIEDENVLIEGIDLKVWQPPVVHAIK; encoded by the coding sequence ATGGAAAAAAAGATGATAGAGTTTCTTCCCGGGTTCAATTGCGGGCGTTGCGGCTTTGGTTCATGTATTGATTTTGCTGAAGCAATTCAAACAAAATCGGAAAGCATAGATTTATGTCCCTTTTTAACACAGGAACGATTTATTGCTAATAAAGTAGAAATTGAGAGATTAGTAACCAGCCGGGTGAATGCTTGTCAGAAAAAAATAGCAGGAGTAATTGATGCTTACGAAGCTGATATTGTTTTGGATCCATTGAAAGGAGAGATTTCATGCCGGGAAGTGTTGATGCCTATGGCTTTAGTTAAATTACAGATAGGGGAAGTGATTGAGTACAGACCCTTGGGATGTCCGATAGTACATTACGGAAAAGTGATAAAGATTGATCATTTGTTGGTTACTGTACACCTGATTGGGCCGTGCAGAAGGAGAGAAAGCGAGACTAAGTTTACACCGGTGGGTTGTTGTATGGTCATTGCTTTTGAGGGACGGTTTCATGGGAAAAATGTAAAAGTGGGTGAAACGGTGAGGTTTTTACCAAAACATTGCATGATGCAAAAGGTTCACTCAGGAGTAGTGGTTAAAATTGAAGATGAGAATGTCCTGATTGAAGGAATTGACTTGAAAGTGTGGCAGCCACCTGTTGTTCATGCTATTAAATAA
- a CDS encoding TorF family putative porin: MKRSGVYLLLAFMLSISSYSFGQKEKAVLDFGADVMSRYIWRGTQFGGTSPSLQPSASLSCKGWELGAWGAYSLGGNNAGQEFDLYLSYTFAKDQFSLTLTDYFFPNEGEDYRYFEFNNDHTGHVLEGSFSFNGSSKIPFGLMVAVNFWGADAVTLGDHPNAADFNQKTGLQYSTYTELSYSHKMANDVTLDAFLGMNLTKPAEAKTSTGFNGESGYYGSKAGVVNLGVTLSKEVAVNEKLSFPLSASVITNPADEKIYFVFGFSF, encoded by the coding sequence ATGAAACGATCAGGCGTATATCTGCTATTGGCTTTTATGCTGAGCATTAGCAGCTATTCCTTTGGACAAAAAGAGAAAGCGGTACTTGACTTTGGTGCCGATGTAATGAGCCGCTATATTTGGCGGGGAACACAATTTGGAGGCACAAGTCCGAGTCTTCAGCCATCTGCAAGCCTTAGCTGCAAAGGTTGGGAATTGGGTGCATGGGGAGCTTATTCCTTAGGCGGAAACAATGCAGGTCAGGAATTCGACCTGTATTTGAGCTATACTTTTGCAAAAGATCAGTTTAGTCTTACGCTAACAGATTACTTCTTCCCAAACGAAGGCGAAGATTACAGGTATTTTGAATTCAACAATGATCATACAGGTCATGTTCTGGAAGGAAGCTTCAGTTTTAACGGCAGCAGCAAAATTCCATTTGGATTAATGGTCGCAGTTAACTTCTGGGGAGCAGATGCTGTTACACTTGGAGATCATCCAAACGCAGCTGATTTCAATCAGAAAACCGGACTCCAGTACTCCACTTACACAGAGTTGTCATACAGTCATAAAATGGCAAACGACGTAACTCTCGATGCCTTTTTAGGTATGAATCTGACCAAACCTGCTGAAGCAAAAACCTCTACAGGATTTAATGGCGAGAGCGGTTACTATGGAAGCAAAGCAGGTGTTGTTAATCTGGGTGTAACTCTTTCAAAAGAAGTTGCCGTCAACGAAAAACTTTCTTTCCCCCTTTCAGCTTCAGTCATAACCAATCCGGCAGATGAAAAAATCTATTTTGTTTTTGGATTTTCTTTTTAA
- a CDS encoding inorganic phosphate transporter — MLIPFLIPFVIAIFLSVNMGGSGTGPAFSAAYGSNVIKKSLIPGLFGLMVFIGAIVGGKETARTVGKGLLNPQLMSFSVVSAILLAVAVSLLIANLFGIPQSTSQSTVMAVTAPAIYFNSLNTDKLLFEILPTWFIMPIAAFALAFFIGKYIYKPIRKRGYTISKKVNDSYLLKGLIVIMSLYAAFSIGTNNVANAAGPLSSMACNELMVTKNHYLHVMILATLIVAPSFSIGSSIFGDKILQNTGKEIVLFGRIEAVIIAFISASLLLSASLIKGIPTSLVQLNVGAIIGIGVAKLGFRNIFRKTEVDRFFVMWIIAPIVAFSLSMLFTYLLDIMGLIHL; from the coding sequence ATGCTGATCCCTTTTTTAATTCCTTTTGTAATCGCCATTTTTTTATCTGTAAATATGGGGGGAAGTGGTACCGGACCAGCCTTTTCTGCAGCCTATGGTTCTAATGTAATCAAAAAGAGTCTGATTCCCGGTTTATTTGGGCTGATGGTTTTTATTGGCGCCATTGTTGGCGGTAAAGAAACTGCCCGAACCGTTGGAAAAGGCCTTCTGAATCCACAATTAATGAGTTTTTCGGTTGTCTCAGCCATATTATTGGCCGTGGCTGTTTCCTTACTAATTGCCAATCTCTTTGGTATCCCTCAATCAACCAGTCAGTCAACAGTAATGGCCGTAACTGCACCGGCCATCTATTTCAATTCACTAAATACCGATAAACTGTTATTCGAAATACTCCCAACCTGGTTCATTATGCCAATTGCAGCTTTTGCCCTGGCATTTTTTATTGGCAAATACATTTACAAACCCATACGAAAACGTGGTTACACCATCTCCAAAAAAGTAAACGACAGTTATCTGTTAAAAGGTTTAATCGTAATCATGTCCTTATACGCAGCCTTTTCCATAGGAACCAATAATGTTGCAAATGCCGCCGGTCCCTTATCATCAATGGCCTGCAACGAGTTAATGGTAACCAAAAATCACTACTTGCATGTAATGATACTGGCCACACTAATCGTTGCGCCAAGTTTCTCAATTGGCAGCTCAATTTTTGGAGATAAAATATTGCAGAATACGGGCAAAGAAATCGTGCTGTTTGGAAGAATCGAAGCAGTCATCATCGCTTTTATCTCAGCAAGTCTGTTACTTAGCGCGTCACTAATCAAAGGGATTCCAACTTCACTGGTACAGCTTAATGTTGGTGCTATTATAGGAATTGGTGTCGCGAAACTGGGATTCCGAAATATATTTCGTAAAACCGAAGTCGATCGTTTTTTTGTAATGTGGATCATTGCTCCCATTGTTGCTTTTTCTTTGTCGATGTTGTTCACCTATCTGCTGGATATAATGGGACTCATTCATTTATAA
- a CDS encoding DUF3788 domain-containing protein, with product MDISIFTDKTAEPTQKGLQEQLASLYPLWEQIAESVRKKYPNPKEEWNYPGKNYGWSFRLKDKKRAIIYLLPRQGYFKAAFVFGQKAMDQVMAGDIDAAIKEDLAGAKKYAEGRGLSIEVHNAKPINNIEKLIDIKIAN from the coding sequence ATGGACATCAGCATTTTTACCGACAAAACAGCAGAACCCACACAGAAAGGTTTACAGGAACAATTGGCTTCGCTTTATCCTTTATGGGAACAGATTGCCGAAAGTGTTCGAAAAAAATATCCAAACCCAAAAGAAGAGTGGAACTATCCCGGTAAAAATTACGGATGGAGCTTTCGCCTAAAAGATAAAAAACGGGCGATTATTTACCTTCTTCCCCGGCAAGGGTATTTTAAAGCGGCCTTTGTTTTTGGACAAAAAGCAATGGATCAGGTTATGGCGGGCGATATCGATGCAGCCATAAAAGAAGATTTGGCTGGTGCTAAAAAATATGCCGAAGGACGCGGCCTTTCAATTGAGGTTCACAATGCCAAACCGATCAACAACATCGAAAAATTAATCGATATAAAAATTGCGAACTAA
- a CDS encoding ammonium transporter, with the protein MFDTGSTTFMILCTSLVMLMTPGLAFFYGGLAGKRNILGVMMQTFVSLGITTIMWVTLGYSLCFSGGEGGIIGNLDLAFLNGIDFNSPFAGAGGKYPTYIFISYQMMFAIITPALITGAFVNRVTFKAYLIFLVLWQLFVYYPFVHMIWGGGILAQWGVLDFAGGVVVHATAGFAALASVFYVGKRRDNQTPPNSIPLVAIGTGLLWFGWYGFNAGSELDVDAISTLSFLNTDVAASFAAITWLIIEWAREGKPKFVGLLTGAVAGLATITPAAGFVPLWAAMIIGIAAGALCYFAVQLKNKWGWDDALDVWGVHGMGGVFGTIALGIFASATVNTQAGLLEGDSAFFLKELAAVLISASYAFVFTYLMLAIINYITPVKVNQIDEDLGLDASLHGEKAYDEGAL; encoded by the coding sequence ATGTTTGATACAGGATCAACTACTTTTATGATTTTATGTACCAGTCTGGTGATGTTAATGACACCAGGACTGGCCTTTTTCTACGGCGGATTAGCCGGAAAACGAAATATTTTAGGCGTAATGATGCAAACCTTTGTATCATTAGGTATCACCACAATTATGTGGGTAACTCTTGGCTATTCCCTATGCTTTAGCGGCGGCGAAGGAGGAATCATCGGAAACCTCGATCTTGCTTTTTTAAATGGAATTGATTTCAATTCTCCCTTTGCCGGAGCCGGTGGCAAATATCCAACTTATATTTTCATCTCTTATCAGATGATGTTTGCCATTATTACACCTGCGCTGATAACAGGAGCATTTGTGAATCGTGTAACTTTTAAAGCTTACCTCATCTTTCTGGTATTGTGGCAATTATTTGTTTACTACCCATTTGTACATATGATTTGGGGGGGCGGTATTCTTGCCCAATGGGGTGTTCTTGATTTTGCCGGTGGTGTTGTGGTGCACGCAACAGCAGGTTTTGCAGCCTTGGCATCTGTATTCTACGTTGGCAAACGCCGCGACAATCAAACTCCTCCAAACAGCATTCCTTTGGTTGCAATTGGCACCGGTTTGCTTTGGTTCGGATGGTATGGATTTAATGCCGGCAGCGAATTGGATGTAGATGCCATTTCAACTCTTTCTTTTTTAAATACAGATGTAGCGGCTTCGTTTGCTGCCATTACCTGGTTGATTATTGAATGGGCACGCGAAGGAAAGCCAAAATTCGTAGGACTTTTAACGGGTGCTGTTGCCGGTTTGGCAACCATCACTCCTGCGGCAGGATTTGTTCCATTGTGGGCAGCCATGATTATTGGAATCGCTGCAGGTGCTCTTTGCTATTTTGCTGTGCAGCTTAAAAACAAATGGGGCTGGGATGATGCTCTCGATGTTTGGGGGGTTCACGGTATGGGTGGTGTTTTTGGAACCATCGCATTAGGTATTTTTGCATCTGCAACGGTTAACACCCAGGCAGGCCTGCTCGAAGGCGACAGTGCCTTCTTTCTGAAAGAACTTGCTGCAGTGCTGATAAGTGCCAGTTATGCATTTGTATTTACCTATTTAATGCTGGCAATCATCAACTACATTACTCCGGTAAAGGTGAATCAAATTGACGAAGACCTGGGCTTGGATGCATCCCTGCATGGCGAAAAAGCATATGATGAAGGAGCCCTTTAA